Proteins from a single region of Rhipicephalus sanguineus isolate Rsan-2018 chromosome 5, BIME_Rsan_1.4, whole genome shotgun sequence:
- the LOC125758515 gene encoding uncharacterized protein LOC125758515: MFFCIFLQIIWPAGLGLSLSCATAMDTPEQLRLRSSPLSDQPYCPVPEFQVNTPVPVSSWITTASSTQTSCIQPPLNQGPPPDFTSGHGRAATRQTHPMFFCIFLQIIWPAGLGLSLSCATAMDTPEQLRLRSSPLSDQPYCPVPEFQVNTPVPVSSWITTASSTQTSCIQPPLNQGPPPDFTSGHGRAATRQTHPMFFCIFLQVSPCQSLHCKRSSNVNLLLLPCPSVLMSCICECVHVMKLLLLGGDVELNPGPPKEDPCHTNKELMAFLKNLSTKMDKNHAEVLCQITEVKQMQLNLEQQVNSINERLTTVEQKLAVTQKSSELQTVNAEAARSEASSLAKRLDEFEDRSRRDNLIFYGFKDSQSESWSESEKECANFCLPRLTCNYLRTRFNGHTD; the protein is encoded by the coding sequence atgtttttctgcatttttctacAGATAATATGGCCAGCCGGCCTGGGCTTATCGCTCTCGTGTGCAACAGCCATGGACACCCCTGAACAACTGCGCTTGCGTAGTTCACCGCTGAGCGACCAGCCATACTGTCCGGTGCCGGAATTTCAAGTGAACACGCCTGTTCCAGTTTCTTCGTGGATTACGACGGCATCCTCGACCCAGACATCATGCATCCAGCCGCCTTTAAATCAAGGCCCGCCACCTGACTTCACCAGTGGGCATGGAAGAGCGGCTACAAGGCAGACGCATCCAatgtttttctgcatttttctacAGATAATATGGCCAGCCGGCCTGGGCTTATCGCTCTCGTGTGCAACAGCCATGGACACCCCTGAACAACTGCGCTTGCGTAGTTCACCGCTGAGCGACCAGCCATACTGTCCGGTGCCGGAATTTCAAGTGAACACGCCTGTTCCAGTTTCTTCGTGGATTACGACGGCATCCTCGACCCAGACATCATGCATCCAGCCGCCTTTAAATCAAGGCCCGCCACCTGACTTCACCAGTGGGCATGGAAGAGCGGCTACAAGGCAGACGCATCCAatgtttttctgcatttttctacAGGTTAGCCCTTGTCAATCTTTGCACTGTAAGCGTTCTAGTAACGTCAACTTGCTGCTCCTTCCATGCCCCAGTGTTCTCATGAGCTGCATTTGTGAATGTGTGCATGTTATGAAGCTATTGTTGCTAGGCGGTGACGTGGAACTTAACCCTGGGCCTCCGAAAGAAGACCCTTGCCATACTAACAAAGAACTGATGGCGTTTCTCAAAAATTTAAGCACTAAAATGGACAAAAACCATGCGGAAGTACTTTGCCAGATTACTGAAGTAAAACAAATGCAACTAAATCTCGAGCAACAAGTGAACAGCATAAATGAAAGACTTACAACTGTCGAGCAAAAACTGGCTGTTACGCAAAAGTCGAGCGAACTTCAGACAGTAAACGCAGAAGCAGCCCGTTCAGAAGCAAGCAGTCTCGCCAAACGTCTAGACGAGTTTGAAGACCGTTCGAGGCGCGATAATTTGATTTTTTACGGCTTCAAGGACAGTCAATCTGAATCTTGGTCCGAATCCGAAAAAGAGTGCGCGAACTTTTGTCTTCCACGCTTGACTTGCAACTATCTGAGGACGCGATTCAACGGGCACACAGACTAG